Proteins encoded by one window of Cloeon dipterum chromosome 4, ieCloDipt1.1, whole genome shotgun sequence:
- the LOC135944786 gene encoding keratin, type I cytoskeletal 9-like isoform X1, with translation MGWHQTNSSRVFKPVDWVCRHHSHPEHPHSNMNKSLIALMVAACWLALAASTESPKTTLVVRKTEKRGVQPWHTQVKTVYVPKPYPVPQPYPVTVTKSVPVPVPQPYRVSVPHAVPVPVPHPVPVAVPRPYPVHIPRPVAVPVPHPVPVHVPRPVAVPVPHPIRVPVPVPVPVGGHGGSFGGHGGSFGGFGGFGGGLGGHAGLGGGFGGGFGGGHDGGFGGSYGGLGNSFGGSSGGLGGSHGGLGGSFGGSYGGLGSSYGGLGGSYGGLGGSYGGLGSSYGAAGAGQSDLGSSYGGLGSGSYASAYNHGSGGDFGSSAGLGAGSGDHSNTLDAVRSILMRYYSNTQAISPSSYGSSSSLAPSSHSSDSYGSSSSLSSPSSSSQQDHSNLSSVGATGADDSSKYSSTYKG, from the exons ATGGGATGGCACCAAACCAATTCCTCTAGAGTATTTAAGCCGGTGGACTGGGTGTGTCGACATCACTCGCACCCTGAGCATCCTCACAGCAACATGAACAAGTCTCTG ATAGCGCTGATGGTGGCTGCGTGCTGGCTGGCGTTGGCCGCCTCCACGGAGAGCCCCAAGACCACTTTGGTGGTGCGCAAAACGGAAAAGAGAGGCGTTCAACCGTGGCACACGCAGGTGAAGACGGTGTACGTGCCCAAGCCGTACCCCGTGCCCCAGCCGTACCCGGTGACCGTGACCAAGTCGGTGCCCGTGCCGGTGCCCCAGCCCTACAGAGTGTCCGTGCCGCACGCCGTGCCCGTGCCTGTCCCACATCCCGTGCCCGTGGCCGTGCCTAGGCCCTACCCTGTCCACATTCCCCGGCCTGTCGCCGTCCCCGTGCCCCACCCCGTGCCCGTGCACGTGCCCAGGCCCGTCGCCGTGCCGGTGCCCCACCCTATTAGGGTGCCCGTGCCCGTTCCCGTGCCCGTCGGAGGACACGGAGGCTCTTTCGGAGGCCACGGCGGCTCTTTCGGCGGTTTCGGAGGATTCGGCGGAGGACTGGGAGGACACGCCGGGCTCGGCGGTGGATTCGGAGGAGGCTTCGGAGGAGGACACGACGGCGGCTTTGGCGGAAGCTACGGCGGACTCGGCAACTCCTTTGGCGGCTCTAGCGGCGGACTTGGCGGCTCTCACGGCGGACTTGGCGGCTCCTTTGGTGGATCGTACGGTGGACTCGGAAGCTCTTACGGTGGACTAGGCGGCTCTTATGGAGGACTCGGTGGCTCATACGGCGGCCTTGGAAGCTCTTACGGCGCCGCTGGAGCAGGCCAGAGCGACCTGGGCTCCAGCTACGGTGGACTTGGAAGCGGCAGCTACGCGAGCGCATACAACCACGGAAGCGGCGGGGACTTTGGATCCTCTGCAGGACTTGGAGCAGGATCTGGAGATCACTCTAATACGCTCGATGCTGTcag GTCGATTCTGATGCGTTATTACAGCAATACCCAAGCGATTTCCCCGTCCTCCTACGGCTCGTCATCTTCGCTCGCACCATCCAGCCACTCGAGCGACTCGTACGGATCGTCCAGCAGCCTGTCCAGTCCGTCCAGCTCGAGCCAGCAGGACCACTCCAACTTGAGCTCCGTGGGAGCAACCGGCGCTGACGATTCCAGCAAATACTCATCCACCTACAAGGGTTGA
- the LOC135944786 gene encoding keratin, type I cytoskeletal 9-like isoform X2 produces the protein MGWHQTNSSRVFKPVDWVCRHHSHPEHPHSNMNKSLIALMVAACWLALAASTESPKTTLVVRKTEKRGVQPWHTQVKTVYVPKPYPVPQPYPVTVTKSVPVPVPQPYRVSVPHAVPVPVPHPVPVAVPRPYPVHIPRPVAVPVPHPVPVHVPRPVAVPVPHPIRVPVPVPVPVGGHGGSFGGHGGSFGGFGGFGGGLGGHAGLGGGFGGGFGGGHDGGFGGSYGGLGNSFGGSSGGLGGSHGGLGGSFGGSYGGLGSSYGGLGGSYGGLGGSYGGLGSSYGAAGAGQSDLGSSYGGLGSGSYASAYNHGSGGDFGSSAGLGAGSGDHSNTLDAVSNTQAISPSSYGSSSSLAPSSHSSDSYGSSSSLSSPSSSSQQDHSNLSSVGATGADDSSKYSSTYKG, from the exons ATGGGATGGCACCAAACCAATTCCTCTAGAGTATTTAAGCCGGTGGACTGGGTGTGTCGACATCACTCGCACCCTGAGCATCCTCACAGCAACATGAACAAGTCTCTG ATAGCGCTGATGGTGGCTGCGTGCTGGCTGGCGTTGGCCGCCTCCACGGAGAGCCCCAAGACCACTTTGGTGGTGCGCAAAACGGAAAAGAGAGGCGTTCAACCGTGGCACACGCAGGTGAAGACGGTGTACGTGCCCAAGCCGTACCCCGTGCCCCAGCCGTACCCGGTGACCGTGACCAAGTCGGTGCCCGTGCCGGTGCCCCAGCCCTACAGAGTGTCCGTGCCGCACGCCGTGCCCGTGCCTGTCCCACATCCCGTGCCCGTGGCCGTGCCTAGGCCCTACCCTGTCCACATTCCCCGGCCTGTCGCCGTCCCCGTGCCCCACCCCGTGCCCGTGCACGTGCCCAGGCCCGTCGCCGTGCCGGTGCCCCACCCTATTAGGGTGCCCGTGCCCGTTCCCGTGCCCGTCGGAGGACACGGAGGCTCTTTCGGAGGCCACGGCGGCTCTTTCGGCGGTTTCGGAGGATTCGGCGGAGGACTGGGAGGACACGCCGGGCTCGGCGGTGGATTCGGAGGAGGCTTCGGAGGAGGACACGACGGCGGCTTTGGCGGAAGCTACGGCGGACTCGGCAACTCCTTTGGCGGCTCTAGCGGCGGACTTGGCGGCTCTCACGGCGGACTTGGCGGCTCCTTTGGTGGATCGTACGGTGGACTCGGAAGCTCTTACGGTGGACTAGGCGGCTCTTATGGAGGACTCGGTGGCTCATACGGCGGCCTTGGAAGCTCTTACGGCGCCGCTGGAGCAGGCCAGAGCGACCTGGGCTCCAGCTACGGTGGACTTGGAAGCGGCAGCTACGCGAGCGCATACAACCACGGAAGCGGCGGGGACTTTGGATCCTCTGCAGGACTTGGAGCAGGATCTGGAGATCACTCTAATACGCTCGATGCTGTcag CAATACCCAAGCGATTTCCCCGTCCTCCTACGGCTCGTCATCTTCGCTCGCACCATCCAGCCACTCGAGCGACTCGTACGGATCGTCCAGCAGCCTGTCCAGTCCGTCCAGCTCGAGCCAGCAGGACCACTCCAACTTGAGCTCCGTGGGAGCAACCGGCGCTGACGATTCCAGCAAATACTCATCCACCTACAAGGGTTGA
- the LOC135942301 gene encoding uncharacterized protein LOC135942301: MKSLVCVLLLASAVFADDVKDEKKTDKRGLAGLGYGYGSSLGGLGGGYSSGLGYGSGGGLGYGSGSGLGLGSGLSHGSGLGLSSGLGLSGGYGSSYGYGSGLGLGSGLGGGLGGAGLGGAGLGGAGLGGAGLGYGRQERISGITIHREVGVPVPHPYPVPVVKRVPVAVPHPVAVPVDKPYPVHVPVKVPVPVEKLVPYPVEKPVPYPVHVPYKVPVHHPVPYPVAKPVPYPVHVPVKVPVAQPYPVAKPVPVYVKGGHHDSYDLGGYGSVCTLAVLAVALAAEKQPEKRGIDYGGAAELGADYSGGLGGGHGGGSSGGGHGGGGLGGGHGGDGGGHGGGELAGGAIGGDGGEGLDDGSGHAKVHGITIHKVIKIPIHQPVPYPVIRRIPVHIPHPVPVPVDKPYHVQIPRPYPVHVEKPVPYPIERPVPYPVHVPVKVPLHHDVPVYVKKPVAVPVQKPQPFPVHKPVPIHKAVPIVVSLDKAPSGGHGSDSGSSFGGGGGSYGGFGGGQGSSYGGGYSSGGDGGWKGKESNILSGRLHGHVDRNGNGLRDGVELGVMQGHLHRHVHRVGLVNWHGNGVGDVDRDLADHGIGNRLVDGDLDHLVDVKKLYLGVAGSVVEAFTAVSANGSTGQFAASVAAAVTSVSAAESAAESAARAAATVHRSSMARTIQTACLLLAACLVVAASETEDDDHQPDKRGIVASNYGASSEGNGYGGGYGQNSYTGADFGDHGVSSSLSSAGGHGGGGGGGTGGGSLKESFGGQGDIGGATGGGHSEALASFNTHGGGGLGGGFGGGFGGHGGFGGGSFGGQGLGGYGGGFGGGHGGGFGGSGGGYGGGYGGGQGGGHGEVKIIRVPHPVPVQVIKHVPYPVPVQVPKPYPVPYAVPKTVHVPKPVPIFIEKPYAVHVPQPYAVPVPKAVKITVPKYVPIEVPKPVHIPVPHPIVIQKSYGGGGGHGGGYGGGHGGGYGGGYGGKSGGGGWKH, translated from the exons ATGAAGTCCCTG GTCTGCGTTCTGCTCCTTGCTTCAGCAGTATTTGCTGACGACGTCAAGGACGAGAAGAAGACAGACAAGCGAGGCCTGGCCGGTCTGGGCTACGGATACGGATCCAGCCTCGGAGGACTCGGTGGTGGCTACAGCAGCGGCCTCGGCTACGGAAGCGGAGGCGGCCTTGGCTACGGAAGTGGAAGCGGCCTCGGCCTCGGAAGCGGCCTCAGCCATGGAAGCGGTCTCGGTCTCAGCAGCGGACTTGGTCTCTCCGGCGGCTACGGCTCCAGCTACGGATACGGCTCCGGTCTCGGACTCGGCTCTGGACTCGGTGGTGGACTCGGAGGCGCTGGACTCGGCGGTGCTGGACTCGGAGGCGCTGGACTCGGCGGTGCCGGTCTGGGCTACGGCCGCCAGGAGCGCATTTCCGGAATCACCATCCACCGCGAGGTCGGCGTGCCCGTTCCCCACCCCTATCCCGTTCCCGTGGTGAAGAGGGTGCCCGTTGCCGTGCCCCACCCTGTGGCCGTTCCCGTCGACAAGCCCTACCCCGTGCACGTGCCCGTCAAGGTTCCCGTGCCCGTCGAGAAGCTGGTGCCCTACCCCGTGGAGAAGCCCGTCCCCTACCCCGTGCACGTTCCCTACAAGGTGCCCGTCCACCACCCCGTGCCCTACCCCGTGGCTAAGCCCGTGCCCTACCCCGTGCACGTGCCCGTGAAGGTGCCCGTCGCCCAGCCCTACCCTGTGGCCAAGCCCGTGCCCGTCTACGTCAAGGGAGGCCACCACGACTCCTACGACCTGGGAGGCTATGGCTCT GTATGCACTTTGGCCGTTCTGGCCGTCGCTCTGGCCGCTGAGAAGCAGCCTGAAAAGCGCGGAATCGACTATGGCGGCGCCGCCGAGCTCGGGGCAGACTATTCCGGTGGCCTAGGAGGCGGACACGGTGGCGGCAGCTCCGGCGGCGGCCACGGTGGCGGCGGGCTCGGCGGCGGACACGGAGGTGACGGCGGCGGCCACGGAGGCGGCGAACTGGCCGGTGGAGCCATCGGCGGAGACGGCGGTGAAGGCCTCGACGACGGATCCGGACACGCCAAG GTCCACGGCATCACCATCCACAAGGTGATCAAGATCCCCATCCACCAGCCGGTGCCCTATCCCGTGATCCGCAGGATCCCGGTCCACATCCCCCATCCCGTTCCCGTGCCAGTTGACAAGCCCTACCACGTGCAGATCCCCAGGCCGTACCCCGTGCACGTGGAGAAGCCCGTTCCCTACCCCATCGAGCGGCCCGTGCCCTACCCGGTGCACGTGCCCGTCAAGGTGCCCCTGCACCACGACGTTCCCGTCTACGTCAAGAAGCCCGTGGCCGTGCCCGTGCAGAAGCCCCAACCGTTCCCGGTGCACAAGCCCGTGCCCATCCACAAGGCCGTTCCGATCGTGGTCAGTCTGGACAAGGCGCCCTCCGGCGGACACGGATCCGACAGCGGCTCCAGCttcggaggcggcggcggcagctacGGAGGCTTCGGCGGCGGACAAGGCTCCAGCTACGGAGGCGGATACAGCAGCGGCGGAGACGGCGGCTGGAAGGGCAAA GAGAGCAATATCCTCTCAGGTCGTCTTCACGGGCACGTGGACAGGAACGGGAACGGGCTTAGAGACGGGGTAGAGCTCGGTGTGATGCAGGGGCACCTTCACAGGCACGTGCACCGGGTAGGGCTTGTCAACTGGCACGGGAACGGGGTGGGGGATGTGGACCGGGATCTTGCGGATCACGGGATAGGGAACCGGCTGGTTGATGGGGATCTTGATCACCTTGTGGATG ttaAGAAACTGTACCTTGGCGTGGCCGGATCCGTCGTCGAGGCCTTCACCGCCGTCTCCGCCAATGGCTCCACTGGCCAGTTTGCCGCCTCCGTGGCCGCCGCCGTCACCTCCGTGTCCGCCGCCGAGTCCGCCGCCGAGTCCGCCGCCAGAGCTGCCGCCACCGT ACACAGATCTTCCATGGCTCGAACCATCCAG accGCCTGCTTGCTCCTCGCCGCCTGCTTGGTGGTGGCGGCCTCCGAGACGGAGGACGATGACCACCAGCCGGACAAGCGGGGCATCGTGGCCAGCAACTACGGCGCCAGCTCCGAGGGCAACGGCTACGGCGGCGGCTACGGACAGAACAGCTACACCGGCGCCGACTTCGGCGACCACGGGGTCTCGAGCAGCTTGTCCTCCGCAGGCGgccacggcggcggcggcggcggcggcaccggcgGAGGCAGCCTCAAGGAATCGTTCGGCGGCCAAGGAGACATTGGCGGCGCGACCGGAGGCGGCCACTCGGAGGCCCTTGCTTCCTTCAACAcccacggcggcggcggtctcGGCGGCGGCTTCGGCGGAGGCTTTGGTGGACACGGTGGATTTGGAGGCGGCAGCTTCGGCGGCCAGGGACTCGGAGGCTACGGAGGCGGATTCGGCGGCGGCCACGGAGGCGGATTCGGAGGCAGCGGAGGCGGATACGGAGGCGGATATGGCGGCGGCCAGGGCGGCGGGCACGGCGAAGTCAAGATCATCCGGGTGCCACACCCCGTTCCCGTGCAAGTGATCAAGCACGTGCCCTACCCTGTGCCCGTGCAAGTGCCCAAGCCCTACCCCGTACCCTACGCGGTGCCCAAGACCGTGCACGTTCCCAAGCCTGTGCCCATCTTCATCGAGAAGCCGTACGCCGTGCACGTGCCCCAACCTTACGCCGTGCCGGTGCCCAAGGCCGTCAAGATCACCGTGCCCAAGTACGTGCCCATTGAGGTGCCCAAGCCCGTCCACATCCCCGTGCCCCACCCCATCGTCATCCAGAAGTCTTACGGAGGCGGCGGTGGACACGGAGGCGGATACGGAGGTGGACACGGAGGCGGCTATGGAGGCGGCTACGGTGGCAAGAGCGGAGGCGGCGGATGGAAGCATTAA